The following are encoded together in the Zonotrichia albicollis isolate bZonAlb1 chromosome 10, bZonAlb1.hap1, whole genome shotgun sequence genome:
- the LOC102063269 gene encoding UDP-glucuronosyltransferase 1A1 isoform X12: MALGLSASPPVVLLLLSLLGLAAAGKLLVVSVNGSPWFSIREGLDMLQQKGHEVVVVAPKVSMHIKPSENFVMKMYPVPYTQKDMDNAFKAFFNITLQDESFFEKFSKTVEAMKRSSDLFFSSCRHLLQNKELIRYLEESKFDAILTDPEIPCGVILAEHLSLPSIYFLRGIPCRLDFEATQCPSPPSYVPRSFSDLTDRMTFFQRVKNLLFDTPNLFHCNFLFDPFSKLASEFLQREVTMSDLFHKGSVWLLRLEFVLDYPRPLMPNIIPIGGANCAHKELPQEFEAMVNASGEHGIVVFSLGSMVSEIPMKKAMEIADGLGTVPQTVFWRYTGQAPPNLPKNVKLVKWLPQNDLLAHPKTRAFITHGGSHGVYEGICNAVPMVLMPLFGDQMDNAKRVESRGAGLTLNILEMTSADISNALKAVINDKTYKENIQRLSDLHLDRPIHPLDLAVHWVEFVMRHKGAPHLRPAAHDLNWVQYHSLDVIAFLAAVTLLFLFISFKCCLCCCRRCCGKKGRTGKATKAKSH; the protein is encoded by the exons atggccctgggacTCAGTGCTTCTCCACCAGTTGTGcttctgctcctgtccctgctgggtctggctgctgctgggaagctcCTGGTGGTATCGGTGAATGGGAGCCCCTGGTTCAGCATCCGGGAGGggctggacatgctccagcagaAGGGACACGAGGTGGTCGTGGTGGCACCCAAAGTCTCCATGCACATCAAACCATCAGAGAACTTTGTGATGAAAATGTACCCGGTCCCCTACACACAGAAAGATATGGACAATGCATTCAAggcattttttaatattacatTGCAGGATGAAtctttttttgaaaaattttcTAAAACAGTAGAAGCTATGAAAAGATcctctgatttatttttctctagCTGTAGACATCTTCTGCAAAATAAGGAGCTCATCAGGTACCTCGAGGAGAGCAAGTTTGATGCCATCCTTACAGATCCTGAAATACCTTGTGGAGTGATCCTGGCTGAGcatctttctcttccttctATCTATTTCTTACGAGGAATCCCGTGTAGGTTAGATTTTGAAGCTACTCAGTGTCCCAGTCCTCCTTCCTATGTGCCCCGATCATTTTCAGACTTGACAGACCGCATGACCTTTTTCCAGCGAGTGAAGAATCTGCTCTTTGACACCCCAAACCTTTTCCACTGTAACTTTCTCTTTGACCCATTCTCAAAACTGGCTTCAGAGTTCCTGCAGCGGGAGGTGACTATGTCGGATCTCTTTCACAAGGGCTCTGTTTGGCTCTTGAGGTTGGAATTTGTGCTAGACTATCCAAGACCCTTGATGCCCAACATCATTCCAATTGGAGGAGCAAACTGTGCTCACAAGGAGTTGCCTCAG GAATTTGAAGCCATGGTGAACGCCTCTGGAGAGCACGGCATCGTTGTCTTCTCGCTGGGCTCCATGGTGTCCGAGATTCCCATGAAGAAAGCCATGGAGATCGCGGACGGCTTGGGAACAGTCCCTCAGACG GTCTTCTGGCGCTACACAGGCCAGGCACCCCCCAACCTGCCCAAGAACGTGAAGCTCGTCAAGTGGCTGCCTCAGAACGACCTCCTGG CCCACCCCAAGACTCGTGCCTTCATCACCCACGGAGGCTCCCACGGCGTTTATGAGGGAATCTGCAACGCCGTGCCCATGGTGCTGATGCCTCTCTTCGGGGACCAGATGGACAACGCCAAGCGAGTGGAGTCCCGCGGAGCAGGGCTGACCCTCAACATCCTGGAGATGACTTCTGCTGACATCTCCAACGCCCTGAAAGCCGTGATCAACGACAAAAC GTACAAGGAGAACATCCAGCGCCTCTCCGACCTGCACCTGGACAGACCCATCCACCCTCTGGACCTGGCCGTGCACTGGGTGGAGTTTGTGATGAGGCACAAGGGGGCCCCTCACCTGCGCCCCGCCGCCCACGACCTCAACTGGGTGCAGTACCACTCGCTGGACGTCATCGCCTTCCTGGCCGCCGtcaccctcctcttcctcttcatctCCTTCaagtgctgcctgtgctgctgccgcAGGTGCTGCGGCAAGAAGGGCAGGACGGGCAAGGCCACCAAAGCCAAGTCCCACTAG
- the LOC102063269 gene encoding UDP-glucuronosyltransferase 1A1 isoform X4, translated as MAPGLSASPPVVLLLLSLLGLAAAGKLLVVSVDGSPWFSMREGLEMLQQKGHEVVVVAPEVSLHVRSSENFVMKMYPVSYTREDMDYAFKAFFNITFQDGSFLERYFKTVEAMKRSSDLFFSSCRHLLQNKELIRYLEESKFDAILTDPVIPCGVILAEHLSLPSIYFFRAIPCGLDFEATQCPNPPSYVPRLFTDLTDRMTFFQRVKNLLFDTQNLFLCNFLFDPYTKLASEFLQREVTMSDLFHKGSVWLLRAEFVLDYARPLMPNIIPIGGANCAHKELPQEFEAMVNASGEHGIVVFSLGSMVSEIPMKKAMEIADGLGTVPQTVFWRYTGQAPPNLPKNVKLVKWLPQNDLLAHPKTRAFITHGGSHGVYEGICNAVPMVLMPLFGDQMDNAKRVESRGAGLTLNILEMTSADISNALKAVINDKTYKENIQRLSDLHLDRPIHPLDLAVHWVEFVMRHKGAPHLRPAAHDLNWVQYHSLDVIAFLAAVTLLFLFISFKCCLCCCRRCCGKKGRTGKATKAKSH; from the exons ATGGCCCCGGGGCTCAGTGCTTCTCCACCAGTTGTGcttctgctcctgtccctgctgggtctggctgctgctgggaagctcCTGGTGGTATCGGTGGACGGGAGCCCCTGGTTCAGCATGCGGGAGGGGCTGGAAATGCTCCAGCAGAAGGGACACGAGGTGGTCGTGGTGGCACCTGAAGTCTCTTTGCACGTCAGATCATCAGAGAACTTTGTGATGAAAATGTACCCGGTCTCCTACACACGGGAAGATATGGACTATGCATTCAAGGCATTTTTTAATATCACATTTCAAGATGGATCTTTTCttgaaagatattttaaaacagtaGAAGCTATGAAAAGATcctctgatttatttttctccagCTGTAGACATCTTCTGCAAAACAAGGAGCTCATCAGATATCTTGAGGAGAGCAAGTTTGATGCCATCCTTACAGACCCTGTAATACCTTGTGGGGTGATCCTGGCTGAGcatctttcccttccttctaTCTATTTCTTTCGAGCAATCCCATGTGGGTTAGATTTTGAAGCCACTCAGTGTCCCAATCCTCCTTCCTATGTGCCCAGGTTATTTACAGACCTTACAGACCGCATGACCTTTTTCCAGCGAGTGAAGAATCTGCTCTTTGACACCCAAAACCTTTTCCTCTGTAATTTTCTCTTTGACCCATACACAAAACTGGCTTCAGAGTTCCTGCAGCGGGAGGTGACTATGTCGGATCTCTTTCACAAGGGCTCTGTTTGGCTCTTGAGGGCAGAATTTGTGCTGGACTATGCAAGACCCTTGATGCCCAACATCATTCCAATTGGAGGAGCAAACTGTGCTCACAAGGAGTTGCCTCAG GAATTTGAAGCCATGGTGAACGCCTCTGGAGAGCACGGCATCGTTGTCTTCTCGCTGGGCTCCATGGTGTCCGAGATTCCCATGAAGAAAGCCATGGAGATCGCGGACGGCTTGGGAACAGTCCCTCAGACG GTCTTCTGGCGCTACACAGGCCAGGCACCCCCCAACCTGCCCAAGAACGTGAAGCTCGTCAAGTGGCTGCCTCAGAACGACCTCCTGG CCCACCCCAAGACTCGTGCCTTCATCACCCACGGAGGCTCCCACGGCGTTTATGAGGGAATCTGCAACGCCGTGCCCATGGTGCTGATGCCTCTCTTCGGGGACCAGATGGACAACGCCAAGCGAGTGGAGTCCCGCGGAGCAGGGCTGACCCTCAACATCCTGGAGATGACTTCTGCTGACATCTCCAACGCCCTGAAAGCCGTGATCAACGACAAAAC GTACAAGGAGAACATCCAGCGCCTCTCCGACCTGCACCTGGACAGACCCATCCACCCTCTGGACCTGGCCGTGCACTGGGTGGAGTTTGTGATGAGGCACAAGGGGGCCCCTCACCTGCGCCCCGCCGCCCACGACCTCAACTGGGTGCAGTACCACTCGCTGGACGTCATCGCCTTCCTGGCCGCCGtcaccctcctcttcctcttcatctCCTTCaagtgctgcctgtgctgctgccgcAGGTGCTGCGGCAAGAAGGGCAGGACGGGCAAGGCCACCAAAGCCAAGTCCCACTAG
- the LOC102063269 gene encoding UDP-glucuronosyltransferase 1A1 isoform X7, whose translation MASGLSASPPVVLLLLSLLGLAAAGKLLVVSVDGSPWFSIREGLEMLQQKGHEVVVVAPEVSSHVKPSENFVMKMYPVLYTKEDMDYAFKAFFNIIFQDGSFFERFFKTVEATKRFTDYCFSSCEQLLQNKELIRYLEESKFDAILTDPVIPCGVILAEHLSLPSIYFLRGIPCGLDFEATQCPNPPSYVPRGFTDLTDRMTFFQRVKNLLFDSQNLFLCNFLFDPFTKLASEFLQREVTMSDLFRKGSVWLLRSEFVLDYPRPLMPNIIPIGGANCAHKELSQEFEAMVNASGEHGIVVFSLGSMVSEIPMKKAMEIADGLGTVPQTVFWRYTGQAPPNLPKNVKLVKWLPQNDLLAHPKTRAFITHGGSHGVYEGICNAVPMVLMPLFGDQMDNAKRVESRGAGLTLNILEMTSADISNALKAVINDKTYKENIQRLSDLHLDRPIHPLDLAVHWVEFVMRHKGAPHLRPAAHDLNWVQYHSLDVIAFLAAVTLLFLFISFKCCLCCCRRCCGKKGRTGKATKAKSH comes from the exons ATGGCCTCGGGACTCAGTGCTTCTCCACCAGTTGTGcttctgctcctgtccctgctgggtctggctgctgctgggaagctcCTGGTGGTATCGGTGGACGGGAGCCCCTGGTTCAGCATCAGGGAGGGGCTGGAAATGCTCCAGCAGAAGGGACACGAGGTGGTCGTGGTGGCACCTGAAGTCTCCTCGCATGTCAAACCATCAGAGAACTTTGTGATGAAAATGTACCCTGTCCTCTACACAAAGGAAGATATGGACTATGCATTCAAggcattttttaatattatatttCAAGATGGATCtttttttgaaagattttttaaaacagtAGAAGCTACGAAGCGATTCACTGATTATTGTTTCTCCAGCTGTGAACAGCTGTTGCAAAACAAGGAGCTCATCAGGTACCTTGAGGAGAGCAAGTTTGATGCCATCCTTACAGACCCTGTAATACCTTGTGGGGTGATCCTGGCTGAGcatctttcccttccttctaTCTATTTCTTACGAGGAATCCCATGTGGGTTAGATTTTGAAGCCACTCAGTGTCCCAATCCTCCTTCCTATGTGCCCAGGGGATTTACAGACCTTACAGACCGCATGACCTTTTTCCAGCGAGTGAAGAATCTGCTCTTTGACAGTCAAAACCTTTTCCTCTGTAATTTTCTCTTTGACCCATTCACAAAACTGGCTTCAGAGTTCCTGCAGCGGGAGGTGACTATGTCGGATCTCTTTCGCAAGGGCTCTGTTTGGCTCTTGAGGTCAGAATTTGTGCTAGACTATCCAAGACCCTTGATGCCCAACATCATTCCAATTGGAGGAGCAAACTGTGCTCACAAGGAGCTGTCTCAG GAATTTGAAGCCATGGTGAACGCCTCTGGAGAGCACGGCATCGTTGTCTTCTCGCTGGGCTCCATGGTGTCCGAGATTCCCATGAAGAAAGCCATGGAGATCGCGGACGGCTTGGGAACAGTCCCTCAGACG GTCTTCTGGCGCTACACAGGCCAGGCACCCCCCAACCTGCCCAAGAACGTGAAGCTCGTCAAGTGGCTGCCTCAGAACGACCTCCTGG CCCACCCCAAGACTCGTGCCTTCATCACCCACGGAGGCTCCCACGGCGTTTATGAGGGAATCTGCAACGCCGTGCCCATGGTGCTGATGCCTCTCTTCGGGGACCAGATGGACAACGCCAAGCGAGTGGAGTCCCGCGGAGCAGGGCTGACCCTCAACATCCTGGAGATGACTTCTGCTGACATCTCCAACGCCCTGAAAGCCGTGATCAACGACAAAAC GTACAAGGAGAACATCCAGCGCCTCTCCGACCTGCACCTGGACAGACCCATCCACCCTCTGGACCTGGCCGTGCACTGGGTGGAGTTTGTGATGAGGCACAAGGGGGCCCCTCACCTGCGCCCCGCCGCCCACGACCTCAACTGGGTGCAGTACCACTCGCTGGACGTCATCGCCTTCCTGGCCGCCGtcaccctcctcttcctcttcatctCCTTCaagtgctgcctgtgctgctgccgcAGGTGCTGCGGCAAGAAGGGCAGGACGGGCAAGGCCACCAAAGCCAAGTCCCACTAG
- the LOC102063269 gene encoding UDP-glucuronosyltransferase 1A1 isoform X17, giving the protein MALGLSASPPVVLLLLSLLGLAAAGKLLVVPVDGSHWLSMREVLDMLQQKGHEVVVVAPEVSMHIKPSKNFSFTIKTYSVPYTQEFVDQYYQKLGENSFESLTLSLLLRNITELTNMFTSACRHLLSDKELMKYLQDSKFDAIMMDPVLPCGPILAEYLSLPSVYFMRGLPCTLDYKAAQSPSPVSYVPKTLSSLSDHMAFPERVKNFLIGLSEPLLCHLFYLKYESLASEFLHRDVTVQELFSQASVWLMRYDFVFEYPRPIMPNMVYVGGINCLQKKPLSKEFEAMVNASGEHGIVVFSLGSMVSEIPMKKAMEIADGLGTVPQTVFWRYTGQAPPNLPKNVKLVKWLPQNDLLAHPKTRAFITHGGSHGVYEGICNAVPMVLMPLFGDQMDNAKRVESRGAGLTLNILEMTSADISNALKAVINDKTYKENIQRLSDLHLDRPIHPLDLAVHWVEFVMRHKGAPHLRPAAHDLNWVQYHSLDVIAFLAAVTLLFLFISFKCCLCCCRRCCGKKGRTGKATKAKSH; this is encoded by the exons atggccctggggctcAGTGCTTCTCCACCAGTTGTGcttctgctcctgtccctgctgggtctggctgctgctgggaagctcCTGGTGGTGCCAGTGGACGGGAGCCACTGGCTCAGCATGCGGGAGGtgctggacatgctccagcagaAGGGACACGAGGTGGTCGTGGTGGCACCCGAAGTCTCCATGCACATCAAACCATCCAAGAACTTT TCCTTCACCATCAAAACGTATTCAGTGCCTTACACCCAGGAGTTTGTGGACCAGTACTACCAGAAGTTGGGGGAAAATAGCTTTGAGAGTCTAACGCTCTCACTTTTACTCAGAAACATCACAGAGCTGACCAACATGTTCACTTCTGCTTGTCGGCATCTCTTATCTGACAAAGAGCTCATGAAGTACCTCCAGGACAGCAAATTCGATGCCATCATGATGGaccctgtgctgccctgtggGCCCATTCTGGCTGAGTATCTCTCCCTCCCCTCTGTGTACTTCATGCGTGGCCTTCCTTGCACCTTAGACTACAAAGCCGCGCAGTCTCCCAGCCCTGTATCCTACGTGCCCAAGACTTTATCATCTCTTTCCGACCACATGGCGTTCCCAGAGCGAGTGAAGAACTTCTTGATCGGGCTCTCAGAGCCTTTGCTTTGCCACCTGTTTTATTTGAAATACGAGAGCTTGGCCTCCGAGTTCCTGCACAGGGATGTGACGGTGCAGGAGCTGTTCAGCCAAGCATCAGTGTGGCTGATGAGATACGACTTTGTTTTTGAGTATCCGCGCCCCATCATGCCCAACATGGTCTATGTTGGAGGCATCAACTGTCTGCAGAAGAAGCCACTCTCAAAG GAATTTGAAGCCATGGTGAACGCCTCTGGAGAGCACGGCATCGTTGTCTTCTCGCTGGGCTCCATGGTGTCCGAGATTCCCATGAAGAAAGCCATGGAGATCGCGGACGGCTTGGGAACAGTCCCTCAGACG GTCTTCTGGCGCTACACAGGCCAGGCACCCCCCAACCTGCCCAAGAACGTGAAGCTCGTCAAGTGGCTGCCTCAGAACGACCTCCTGG CCCACCCCAAGACTCGTGCCTTCATCACCCACGGAGGCTCCCACGGCGTTTATGAGGGAATCTGCAACGCCGTGCCCATGGTGCTGATGCCTCTCTTCGGGGACCAGATGGACAACGCCAAGCGAGTGGAGTCCCGCGGAGCAGGGCTGACCCTCAACATCCTGGAGATGACTTCTGCTGACATCTCCAACGCCCTGAAAGCCGTGATCAACGACAAAAC GTACAAGGAGAACATCCAGCGCCTCTCCGACCTGCACCTGGACAGACCCATCCACCCTCTGGACCTGGCCGTGCACTGGGTGGAGTTTGTGATGAGGCACAAGGGGGCCCCTCACCTGCGCCCCGCCGCCCACGACCTCAACTGGGTGCAGTACCACTCGCTGGACGTCATCGCCTTCCTGGCCGCCGtcaccctcctcttcctcttcatctCCTTCaagtgctgcctgtgctgctgccgcAGGTGCTGCGGCAAGAAGGGCAGGACGGGCAAGGCCACCAAAGCCAAGTCCCACTAG
- the LOC102063269 gene encoding UDP-glucuronosyltransferase 1A1 isoform X8, with protein MALGLSASPPVVLLLLSLLGLAAAGKLLVVPVDGSHWLSMREVLDMLQQKGHEVVVVAPEVSMHIKPSKNFVMKRHSGPITQEEMEEDFKAFLHASLEEGSFLERFPKLYQHMKRLGNLAVSSCEYLLQNKELIRFLEESKFDAILTDPVIPCGVILAEHLSLPSIYFLRGIPCGLDFEATQCPNPPSYVPRSFSDLTDRMTFFQRVKNLLFDSQNLFLCNFAFDQFSKLASEFLQRDVTVQDLLRKGSVWLLRLEFVLDYPRPLMPNIIPIGGVNCAHKELPQEFEAMVNASGEHGIVVFSLGSMVSEIPMKKAMEIADGLGTVPQTVFWRYTGQAPPNLPKNVKLVKWLPQNDLLAHPKTRAFITHGGSHGVYEGICNAVPMVLMPLFGDQMDNAKRVESRGAGLTLNILEMTSADISNALKAVINDKTYKENIQRLSDLHLDRPIHPLDLAVHWVEFVMRHKGAPHLRPAAHDLNWVQYHSLDVIAFLAAVTLLFLFISFKCCLCCCRRCCGKKGRTGKATKAKSH; from the exons atggccctggggctcAGTGCTTCTCCACCAGTTGTGcttctgctcctgtccctgctgggtctggctgctgctgggaagctcCTGGTGGTGCCAGTGGACGGGAGCCACTGGCTCAGCATGCGGGAGGtgctggacatgctccagcagaAGGGACACGAGGTGGTCGTGGTGGCACCCGAAGTCTCCATGCACATCAAACCATCCAAGAACTTTGTGATGAAACGGCACTCAGGCCCCATCACACAGGAAGAGATGGAGGAAGATTTCAAGGCATTTCTACATGCTTCATTAGAAGAAGGATCTTTTCTGGAAAGATTTCCTAAATTGTACCAACATATGAAAAGACTTGGTAATTTGGCAGTCAGCAGTTGTGAATATCTCTTGCAAAACAAGGAGCTCATCAGATTTCTTGAGGAGAGCAAGTTTGATGCCATCCTTACAGACCCTGTTATACCTTGTGGGGTGATCCTGGCTGAGcatctttcccttccttctaTCTATTTCTTACGAGGAATCCCATGTGGGTTAGATTTTGAAGCCACTCAGTGTCCCAATCCTCCTTCCTATGTGCCCAGGTCATTTTCAGACCTGACAGACCGCATGACCTTTTTCCAGCGAGTGAAGAATCTGCTCTTTGACAGTCAAAACCTTTTCCTCTGTAATTTTGCCTTTGACCAATTCTCAAAACTGGCTTCAGAGTTCCTGCAGCGCGATGTGACTGTGCAGGATCTCTTACGCAAGGGCTCTGTTTGGCTCTTGAGGTTGGAATTTGTGCTCGACTATCCAAGACCCTTGATGCCCAACATCATTCCAATAGGAGGAGTAAATTGTGCTCACAAGGAGCTGCCTCAG GAATTTGAAGCCATGGTGAACGCCTCTGGAGAGCACGGCATCGTTGTCTTCTCGCTGGGCTCCATGGTGTCCGAGATTCCCATGAAGAAAGCCATGGAGATCGCGGACGGCTTGGGAACAGTCCCTCAGACG GTCTTCTGGCGCTACACAGGCCAGGCACCCCCCAACCTGCCCAAGAACGTGAAGCTCGTCAAGTGGCTGCCTCAGAACGACCTCCTGG CCCACCCCAAGACTCGTGCCTTCATCACCCACGGAGGCTCCCACGGCGTTTATGAGGGAATCTGCAACGCCGTGCCCATGGTGCTGATGCCTCTCTTCGGGGACCAGATGGACAACGCCAAGCGAGTGGAGTCCCGCGGAGCAGGGCTGACCCTCAACATCCTGGAGATGACTTCTGCTGACATCTCCAACGCCCTGAAAGCCGTGATCAACGACAAAAC GTACAAGGAGAACATCCAGCGCCTCTCCGACCTGCACCTGGACAGACCCATCCACCCTCTGGACCTGGCCGTGCACTGGGTGGAGTTTGTGATGAGGCACAAGGGGGCCCCTCACCTGCGCCCCGCCGCCCACGACCTCAACTGGGTGCAGTACCACTCGCTGGACGTCATCGCCTTCCTGGCCGCCGtcaccctcctcttcctcttcatctCCTTCaagtgctgcctgtgctgctgccgcAGGTGCTGCGGCAAGAAGGGCAGGACGGGCAAGGCCACCAAAGCCAAGTCCCACTAG
- the LOC102063269 gene encoding UDP-glucuronosyltransferase 1A1 isoform X16 yields MALGLSASPRIVLLLLSLLGLAAAGKLLVVPVDGSHWLSMRELLDMLQQKGHEVVVVAPEVSLQIKPSKSFVMKTYPVPFTREEMDKVFKGSVMDLFKEAPFLERVIRQYQQAKKTSALFLATCTHLIHNKELIRYLEESKFDAVLTDPVLPCGAILAEYLSLPSVYFLQQIPCGLEYQATQCPNPPSYVPRVFTDLTDRMTFLQRVKNMLYDIPNFFLCDVVFQPYAELASEFLQREVTVPDLLRQASIWLMKYDFVFEYPRPIMPNMVYVGGINCLQKKPLSKEFEAMVNASGEHGIVVFSLGSMVSEIPMKKAMEIADGLGTVPQTVFWRYTGQAPPNLPKNVKLVKWLPQNDLLAHPKTRAFITHGGSHGVYEGICNAVPMVLMPLFGDQMDNAKRVESRGAGLTLNILEMTSADISNALKAVINDKTYKENIQRLSDLHLDRPIHPLDLAVHWVEFVMRHKGAPHLRPAAHDLNWVQYHSLDVIAFLAAVTLLFLFISFKCCLCCCRRCCGKKGRTGKATKAKSH; encoded by the exons atggccctggggctcAGTGCTTCTCCAAGAATTGTGcttctgctcctgtccctgctgggtctggctgctgctgggaagctcCTGGTGGTGCCGGTGGACGGGAGCCACTGGCTCAGCATGCGGGAATtgctggacatgctccagcagaAGGGACACGAGGTGGTCGTGGTGGCACCCGAAGTCTCCCTGCAGATCAAACCATCCAAGAGCTTTGTGATGAAAACCTACCCAGTGCCTTTCACTCGGGAAGAGATGGATAAAGTTTTCAAAGGGTCAGTAATGGATTTATTTAAAGAAGCACCTTTTCTGGAAAGAGTCATTAGACAGTACCAACAGGCAAAGAAGACCTCTGCTCTGTTCCTGGCCACCTGCACACACTTAATCCACAACAAGGAACTCATCAGGTACCTTGAGGAGAGCAAGTTTGATGCCGTCCTCACAGATCCTGTCCTCCCCTGTGGGGCAATACTGGCCGAGTATCTTTCCTTGCCTTCCGTGTATTTCCTGCAGCAAATTCCGTGTGGTTTGGAATATCAAGCCACCCAGTGCCCCAATCCCCCTTCCTATGTCCCCAGAGTATTTACAGACCTTACAGACCGCATGACCTTTCTCCAGCGAGTGAAGAACATGCTCTATGACATCCCCAATTTCTTCCTCTGCGACGTTGTCTTCCAACCTTATGCAGAACTGGCTTCGGAGTTCCTGCAGCGGGAGGTGACCGTGCCGGATCTCCTGCGCCAGGCTTCCATTTGGCTCATGAA ATACGACTTTGTTTTTGAGTATCCGCGCCCCATCATGCCCAACATGGTCTATGTTGGAGGCATCAACTGTCTGCAGAAGAAGCCACTCTCAAAG GAATTTGAAGCCATGGTGAACGCCTCTGGAGAGCACGGCATCGTTGTCTTCTCGCTGGGCTCCATGGTGTCCGAGATTCCCATGAAGAAAGCCATGGAGATCGCGGACGGCTTGGGAACAGTCCCTCAGACG GTCTTCTGGCGCTACACAGGCCAGGCACCCCCCAACCTGCCCAAGAACGTGAAGCTCGTCAAGTGGCTGCCTCAGAACGACCTCCTGG CCCACCCCAAGACTCGTGCCTTCATCACCCACGGAGGCTCCCACGGCGTTTATGAGGGAATCTGCAACGCCGTGCCCATGGTGCTGATGCCTCTCTTCGGGGACCAGATGGACAACGCCAAGCGAGTGGAGTCCCGCGGAGCAGGGCTGACCCTCAACATCCTGGAGATGACTTCTGCTGACATCTCCAACGCCCTGAAAGCCGTGATCAACGACAAAAC GTACAAGGAGAACATCCAGCGCCTCTCCGACCTGCACCTGGACAGACCCATCCACCCTCTGGACCTGGCCGTGCACTGGGTGGAGTTTGTGATGAGGCACAAGGGGGCCCCTCACCTGCGCCCCGCCGCCCACGACCTCAACTGGGTGCAGTACCACTCGCTGGACGTCATCGCCTTCCTGGCCGCCGtcaccctcctcttcctcttcatctCCTTCaagtgctgcctgtgctgctgccgcAGGTGCTGCGGCAAGAAGGGCAGGACGGGCAAGGCCACCAAAGCCAAGTCCCACTAG